A part of Escherichia marmotae genomic DNA contains:
- the sdiA gene encoding transcriptional regulator SdiA, whose translation MQDTDFFSWRRTMLLRFQRMEAAEEVYHEIERQAQQLEYDFYSLCVRHPVPFTRPKVAFYTNYPKSWISYYQAKNFLAIDPVLNHENFSQGHLLWNDDLFSEAQPLWEAARAHGIRRGVTQYLMLPNRALGFLSFSRSSTREIPGLSDELQLKMQLLVRESLMALIRLNDEIVMTPEMNFSKREKEILKWTAEGKTSAEIAMILSISENTVNFHQKNMQKKINAPNKTQVACYAAATGLI comes from the coding sequence ATGCAGGATACGGATTTTTTCAGTTGGCGTCGCACGATGCTGTTACGTTTTCAGAGAATGGAGGCCGCGGAAGAGGTCTACCATGAAATAGAGCGGCAGGCTCAACAACTCGAGTACGATTTCTATTCATTATGTGTGCGTCACCCGGTGCCATTCACGCGACCGAAAGTGGCCTTCTACACCAATTACCCGAAATCATGGATTAGTTATTATCAGGCAAAAAACTTTCTTGCCATTGATCCGGTGCTTAACCATGAAAACTTCAGTCAGGGGCATTTATTGTGGAATGATGACTTATTTAGCGAAGCGCAGCCGCTATGGGAAGCCGCGCGTGCACATGGTATACGCCGTGGTGTCACTCAGTATTTAATGCTGCCAAACCGGGCGCTGGGTTTTTTGTCCTTTTCCCGTAGTAGTACGCGTGAAATACCTGGCCTTAGTGATGAACTGCAATTAAAAATGCAGTTATTGGTGCGCGAAAGTCTGATGGCGTTGATACGCTTAAATGATGAAATAGTGATGACGCCAGAGATGAATTTCAGCAAGCGGGAAAAAGAAATTCTGAAATGGACCGCGGAAGGAAAAACGTCAGCAGAGATAGCGATGATCTTGTCAATCTCTGAAAATACGGTCAATTTTCATCAGAAAAACATGCAGAAAAAAATCAATGCACCGAATAAGACACAGGTTGCCTGCTACGCTGCTGCAACTGGCTTAATATGA
- the yecF gene encoding DUF2594 family protein YecF, with protein MSTPDFSTAENNQDLANEVSCLKAMLTLMLQAMGQADAGRVMLKMEKQLALIEDETQAAIFSKTVKQIKQAYRQ; from the coding sequence ATGAGTACGCCTGATTTTTCTACTGCCGAGAATAATCAAGATCTGGCAAATGAAGTCTCCTGCCTGAAAGCGATGCTGACGCTGATGCTGCAGGCGATGGGACAAGCTGACGCGGGCCGCGTGATGTTAAAGATGGAAAAACAGCTTGCGCTGATCGAAGACGAAACCCAGGCTGCAATATTTTCCAAAACGGTTAAGCAAATTAAACAAGCCTACCGTCAGTAA
- the uvrY gene encoding UvrY/SirA/GacA family response regulator transcription factor: MINVLLVDDHELVRAGIRRILEDIKGIKVVGEASCGEDAVKWCRANTVDVVLMDMSMPGIGGLEATRKIARSTADVKIIMLTVHTENPLPAKVMQAGAAGYLSKGAAPQEVVSAIRSVYSGQRYIASDIAQQMALSQIEPEKTESPFASLSERELQIMLMITKGQKVNEISEQLNLSPKTVNSYRYRMFSKLNIHGDVELTHLAIRHGLCNAETLTSQ; encoded by the coding sequence TTGATCAACGTTCTACTTGTTGATGACCACGAACTGGTGCGCGCAGGGATACGACGCATTCTGGAAGATATAAAGGGTATTAAAGTTGTCGGTGAGGCATCCTGCGGTGAAGACGCCGTTAAGTGGTGCCGGGCAAATACCGTTGACGTTGTGCTAATGGACATGAGTATGCCTGGCATTGGTGGTCTTGAGGCGACGCGTAAAATCGCCCGCTCGACAGCCGATGTCAAAATCATCATGCTTACGGTTCATACCGAAAACCCTTTACCAGCGAAAGTGATGCAGGCCGGTGCCGCGGGCTATCTCAGCAAAGGCGCAGCCCCGCAGGAAGTCGTGAGCGCGATTCGTTCTGTTTATTCAGGGCAGCGTTATATTGCTTCTGACATTGCTCAACAAATGGCGTTAAGCCAAATCGAACCAGAAAAAACAGAAAGCCCGTTTGCCAGTTTGTCGGAACGTGAATTGCAGATTATGCTGATGATTACCAAAGGCCAGAAGGTCAATGAGATCTCAGAACAGCTTAATCTCAGCCCGAAAACGGTGAACAGCTATCGCTACCGTATGTTTAGTAAATTAAACATACATGGCGATGTTGAGTTGACTCACCTGGCAATTCGCCATGGTCTGTGTAATGCGGAGACATTAACAAGTCAGTGA
- the uvrC gene encoding excinuclease ABC subunit UvrC encodes MSVQFDAKAFLKTVTSQPGVYRMYDAGGTVIYVGKAKDLKKRLSSYFRSNLASRKTEALVAQIQQIDVTVTHTETEALLLEHNYIKLYQPRYNVLLRDDKSYPFIFLSGDTHPRLAMHRGAKHAKGEYFGPFPNGYAVRETLALLQKIFPIRQCENSVYRNRSRPCLQYQIGRCLGPCVEGLVSEEEYAQQVEYVRLFLSGKDDQVLTQLISRMETASQNLEFEEAARIRDQIQAVRRVTEKQFVSNTGDDLDVIGVAFDAGMACVHVLFIRQGKVLGSRSYFPKVPGGTELGEVVETFVGQFYLQGSQMRTLPGEILLDFNLSDKTLLADSLSELAGRKINVQTKPRGDRARYLKLARTNAATALTSKLSQQSTVHQRLSALASVLKLPEVKRMECFDISHTMGEQTVASCVVFDANGPLRAEYRRYNITGITPGDDYAAMNQVLRRRYGKAIDDSKIPDVILIDGGKGQLAQAKNVFAELDVSWDKNHPLLLGVAKGADRKAGLETLFFEPEGEGFSLPPDSPALHVIQHIRDESHNHAIGGHRKKRAKVKNTSTLETIEGVGPKRRQMLLKYMGGLQGLRNASVEEIAKVPGISQGLAEKIFWSLKH; translated from the coding sequence GTGAGTGTTCAGTTTGACGCAAAAGCGTTTTTAAAAACCGTAACCAGCCAGCCGGGCGTTTATCGCATGTATGATGCTGGTGGTACGGTTATTTATGTCGGCAAAGCGAAAGACCTGAAAAAACGGCTTTCCAGTTATTTCCGTAGCAACCTCGCTTCGCGCAAAACCGAAGCGTTGGTCGCCCAGATCCAGCAAATCGATGTCACGGTTACCCACACCGAAACAGAAGCGTTATTGCTGGAGCACAACTACATTAAACTCTATCAACCGCGTTACAACGTTCTGTTACGCGATGATAAATCTTATCCCTTTATCTTCCTGAGTGGCGATACCCATCCGCGTCTGGCTATGCATCGCGGCGCGAAACATGCCAAAGGTGAATATTTCGGCCCGTTCCCAAACGGTTATGCCGTGCGTGAAACCCTGGCGCTGCTACAAAAAATTTTCCCGATTCGCCAGTGTGAAAATAGTGTTTATCGCAACCGCTCGCGTCCGTGTCTGCAATATCAGATAGGGCGTTGTCTGGGGCCGTGCGTTGAAGGGCTGGTGAGTGAAGAAGAATACGCCCAGCAGGTAGAGTATGTGCGCCTGTTTTTATCCGGCAAGGACGATCAGGTGCTTACCCAACTGATTAGCCGCATGGAAACAGCCAGCCAGAATCTGGAATTTGAAGAGGCTGCACGTATTCGCGACCAAATCCAGGCGGTGCGGCGCGTAACCGAAAAACAGTTTGTCTCCAATACTGGTGATGATCTTGACGTTATTGGCGTGGCGTTTGATGCGGGCATGGCTTGTGTCCATGTCCTGTTTATTCGTCAGGGCAAGGTGCTCGGTAGCCGTAGTTATTTCCCGAAAGTACCTGGCGGTACGGAATTGGGCGAAGTGGTGGAAACTTTTGTCGGCCAGTTCTATTTACAGGGTAGTCAGATGCGCACTTTGCCGGGTGAGATCCTGCTCGACTTTAATCTTAGCGATAAAACGCTGCTTGCCGATTCTCTTTCGGAATTGGCGGGGAGAAAGATTAACGTTCAGACCAAACCACGTGGCGATCGGGCACGTTACCTGAAGCTGGCGCGCACCAATGCGGCGACTGCGTTAACCAGCAAACTTTCGCAGCAATCTACTGTTCACCAGCGTCTGTCTGCGCTTGCCAGCGTGTTGAAACTGCCGGAAGTGAAGCGGATGGAGTGTTTTGATATCAGCCATACCATGGGCGAACAAACAGTCGCTTCGTGTGTGGTGTTCGATGCTAACGGCCCGCTGCGAGCGGAGTATCGACGCTATAACATTACTGGTATTACGCCGGGCGATGATTATGCGGCGATGAATCAGGTGCTGCGTCGGCGTTACGGAAAAGCTATCGACGACAGTAAGATCCCGGACGTGATCCTTATCGACGGCGGCAAAGGACAGCTTGCGCAGGCGAAAAATGTTTTCGCTGAGCTGGATGTCTCATGGGATAAAAACCATCCGCTGTTACTTGGGGTAGCGAAAGGGGCCGATCGTAAGGCTGGTCTGGAAACGCTGTTCTTCGAGCCGGAAGGAGAGGGATTCAGCCTGCCGCCAGATTCACCTGCGCTGCATGTCATCCAGCATATTCGCGATGAATCACACAATCATGCGATTGGCGGTCACCGCAAAAAACGGGCAAAGGTCAAAAATACCAGCACCCTGGAAACCATCGAAGGTGTCGGGCCAAAACGCCGGCAAATGTTGTTGAAATATATGGGCGGTTTGCAAGGTTTACGTAACGCCAGCGTCGAGGAAATTGCAAAAGTGCCGGGTATTTCGCAAGGTCTGGCAGAAAAGATCTTCTGGTCGTTGAAACATTGA
- the pgsA gene encoding CDP-diacylglycerol--glycerol-3-phosphate 3-phosphatidyltransferase translates to MQFNIPTLLTLFRVILIPFFVLVFYLPVTWSPFAAALIFCVAAVTDWFDGFLARRWNQSTRFGAFLDPVADKVLVAIAMVLVTEHYHSWWVTLPAATMIAREIIISALREWMAELGKRSSVAVSWIGKVKTTAQMVALAWLLWRPNIWVEYAGIALFFVAAVLTLWSMLQYLSAARADLLDQ, encoded by the coding sequence ATGCAATTTAATATCCCTACGTTGCTCACACTGTTCCGTGTCATCCTTATCCCATTCTTTGTATTGGTTTTTTATCTACCTGTTACCTGGTCACCGTTTGCTGCTGCGCTCATTTTCTGTGTCGCAGCGGTGACTGACTGGTTCGACGGTTTTCTGGCGCGTCGCTGGAACCAGAGTACCCGGTTTGGTGCTTTCCTTGATCCAGTAGCAGATAAAGTGCTGGTAGCCATCGCTATGGTGCTGGTAACAGAACATTACCATAGCTGGTGGGTGACTTTACCGGCAGCAACGATGATTGCCCGTGAAATTATCATCTCCGCGTTGCGCGAATGGATGGCTGAATTGGGTAAACGCAGCAGCGTGGCCGTATCCTGGATCGGTAAAGTTAAAACTACTGCTCAAATGGTAGCGTTGGCCTGGCTGTTATGGCGCCCGAACATTTGGGTTGAATACGCTGGTATTGCACTTTTCTTTGTGGCAGCGGTACTGACTTTGTGGTCAATGTTGCAATATTTGAGCGCTGCGCGCGCAGATCTGCTTGATCAGTGA
- the yecA gene encoding UPF0149 family protein YecA produces MKTGPLNESELEWLDDILTKYNTEHAILDVAELDGLLTAVLSSPQEIEPEQWLVAVWGGADYVPRWASEKEMTRFMNLAFQHMADTAERLNEFPEQFEPLFGLREVDGSELTIVEEWCFGYMRGVALADWSALPDSLKPALEAIALHGTEENFARVEKLSPEAFEESVEAIRLAALDLHAYWMAHPQEKPVQQPIKAEEKPGRNDPCPCGSGKKFKQCCLH; encoded by the coding sequence ATGAAAACTGGACCGTTAAACGAAAGTGAGTTGGAATGGCTGGATGATATCCTGACCAAATACAACACTGAACACGCCATCCTTGATGTGGCTGAGCTGGACGGTTTATTGACGGCGGTGTTGAGTTCTCCGCAGGAAATTGAACCAGAACAGTGGCTGGTTGCTGTCTGGGGCGGGGCGGATTATGTGCCGCGCTGGGCGTCAGAAAAAGAGATGACGCGCTTTATGAATCTGGCTTTTCAACATATGGCCGATACCGCAGAACGTCTGAACGAATTTCCTGAGCAGTTTGAACCGTTGTTTGGCCTGCGAGAAGTTGACGGTAGCGAGCTGACGATTGTTGAGGAGTGGTGCTTTGGCTATATGCGTGGCGTTGCCCTCGCTGACTGGTCGGCATTGCCAGATTCGTTAAAACCGGCGCTTGAGGCGATAGCTCTACACGGTACAGAAGAAAACTTTGCGCGGGTAGAGAAGTTGTCGCCAGAAGCATTTGAAGAAAGCGTAGAAGCCATTCGACTGGCAGCGCTTGATTTACATGCTTACTGGATGGCGCATCCGCAGGAAAAACCTGTTCAGCAACCGATCAAAGCAGAAGAAAAGCCGGGCCGTAACGATCCTTGTCCATGCGGCAGTGGTAAGAAATTTAAGCAGTGTTGCCTGCATTAA
- the tyrP gene encoding tyrosine transporter TyrP: protein MKNRTLGSVFIVAGTTIGAGMLAMPLAAAGVGFSVTLILLIGLWALMCYTALLLLEVYQHVPADTGLGTLAKRYLGRYGQWLTGFSMMFLMYALTAAYISGAGELLASSISDWTGIPVSATAGVLLFTFVAGGVVCVGTSLVDLFNRFLFSAKIIFLVVMLVLLLPHIHKMNLLTLPLQQGLALSAIPVIFTSFGFHGSVPSIVSYMDGNIRKLRWVFITGSAIPLVAYIFWQLATLGSIDSTTFMGLLANHAGLNGLLQALREVVASPHVELAVHLFADLALATSFLGVALGLFDYLADLFQRSNTVGGRLQTGAITFLPPLAFALFYPRGFVMALGYAGVALAVLALIIPSLLTWQSRKHNPQAAYRVKGGRPALVLVFLCGIGVIGVQFLIAAGLLPEVG, encoded by the coding sequence GTGAAAAACAGAACTCTGGGAAGTGTTTTTATCGTGGCAGGAACCACAATTGGCGCGGGTATGCTGGCAATGCCGCTGGCAGCGGCAGGTGTCGGTTTTAGCGTCACGTTAATCTTATTGATTGGGCTTTGGGCATTGATGTGCTACACAGCGCTGTTACTGCTGGAGGTGTACCAGCATGTCCCGGCAGACACCGGTCTGGGCACGCTGGCAAAGCGCTATCTGGGGCGTTATGGGCAGTGGCTGACTGGCTTCAGTATGATGTTTTTAATGTATGCCCTGACGGCGGCGTACATCAGCGGTGCAGGTGAATTACTTGCCTCCAGCATCAGCGACTGGACAGGCATTCCAGTGTCGGCAACCGCTGGCGTGTTGTTGTTCACTTTTGTTGCCGGTGGTGTGGTTTGTGTCGGGACGTCGCTGGTCGATTTGTTTAACCGCTTTCTGTTTAGCGCCAAAATTATTTTTCTGGTGGTGATGCTGGTACTGCTGTTGCCGCATATTCATAAAATGAATCTTTTAACCCTGCCGCTGCAACAAGGACTTGCGTTGTCTGCGATCCCGGTAATTTTTACCTCGTTTGGCTTCCACGGTAGTGTGCCGAGCATCGTTAGTTATATGGATGGCAACATTCGCAAGCTGCGCTGGGTGTTTATTACTGGTAGTGCGATCCCTCTGGTGGCGTATATCTTCTGGCAACTGGCGACGCTGGGCAGCATTGATTCAACAACCTTTATGGGGCTGCTGGCTAATCATGCCGGGTTAAACGGACTGTTACAGGCGTTACGCGAAGTGGTGGCCTCACCGCATGTCGAACTGGCGGTGCATTTATTTGCTGACTTAGCCCTCGCAACATCCTTTCTCGGCGTAGCGTTAGGCTTATTTGATTATCTGGCAGATTTGTTTCAGCGTTCAAATACCGTTGGAGGGCGACTGCAAACTGGTGCAATTACTTTTCTGCCGCCGCTGGCGTTTGCGCTGTTTTACCCACGTGGCTTTGTGATGGCGCTGGGTTACGCCGGTGTGGCGCTGGCGGTGCTGGCGTTAATTATCCCTTCCCTGCTGACCTGGCAGAGCAGAAAGCATAATCCACAAGCTGCTTATCGAGTGAAAGGTGGCCGTCCGGCGCTGGTGTTAGTGTTTCTCTGCGGCATTGGCGTGATTGGTGTGCAATTTTTGATTGCGGCAGGATTGTTACCCGAAGTGGGATAA
- a CDS encoding YecH family metal-binding protein has protein sequence MESIHGHEVLNMMIESGEQYTHASLEAAIKARFGEQARFHTCSAEGMTAGELVAFLAAKGKFIPSEEGFSTDTSKICRH, from the coding sequence ATGGAATCTATTCACGGTCATGAAGTGTTAAATATGATGATTGAATCAGGTGAGCAATATACGCACGCCAGTCTGGAGGCGGCGATTAAAGCGCGTTTTGGTGAACAGGCGCGTTTTCATACCTGCTCAGCAGAAGGGATGACTGCGGGCGAGTTGGTGGCGTTTCTGGCGGCGAAAGGTAAATTTATTCCCAGCGAAGAAGGGTTCTCAACCGATACAAGTAAAATTTGCCGTCACTGA
- the ftnA gene encoding non-heme ferritin has translation MLKPEMIEKLNEQMNLELYSSLLYQQMSAWCSYHTFEGAAAFLRRHAQEEMTHMQRLFDYLTDTGNLPRINTVESPFAEYSSLDELFQETYKHEQLITQKINELAHAAMTNQDYPTFNFLQWYVSEQHEEEKLFKSIIDKLSLAGKSGEGLYFIDKELSTLDTQN, from the coding sequence ATGCTGAAACCAGAAATGATTGAAAAACTCAATGAGCAGATGAACCTGGAACTGTACTCTTCGCTGCTTTATCAACAAATGAGCGCCTGGTGCAGCTACCATACCTTTGAAGGCGCGGCCGCGTTTCTGCGCCGTCACGCCCAGGAAGAGATGACGCATATGCAGCGTCTGTTTGACTATCTGACCGATACCGGAAACTTACCGCGTATTAATACTGTTGAATCCCCGTTTGCTGAATATTCTTCACTTGATGAATTATTCCAGGAAACTTATAAGCATGAACAATTAATCACGCAGAAAATTAACGAACTGGCTCATGCTGCCATGACCAATCAGGATTACCCGACATTTAATTTCCTGCAATGGTATGTTTCTGAGCAACATGAAGAAGAGAAATTGTTCAAATCGATTATTGATAAATTAAGCCTGGCAGGTAAAAGCGGCGAAGGTCTTTATTTCATCGATAAAGAACTCTCTACCCTCGACACGCAAAACTAA
- the yecR gene encoding YecR family lipoprotein: MKHLIIVLSLLTLAGCTVTRQAQLSEVNATSGIVRLVYDQAFLQNARTDSYLNQEIAQRACQQAGFTRAIAFGQPVSNCSVFAGSLCLNTEFTLSYQCQILIPSTYQ; the protein is encoded by the coding sequence ATGAAACATCTGATAATTGTTCTTTCACTTTTAACATTAGCGGGCTGCACCGTAACTCGTCAGGCTCAATTGAGCGAAGTCAACGCCACGAGCGGTATTGTGCGCCTCGTTTACGATCAGGCATTTTTACAAAACGCCCGTACTGACAGCTATCTCAATCAGGAAATAGCGCAACGTGCATGTCAGCAGGCAGGGTTTACCCGCGCCATTGCGTTTGGGCAACCTGTAAGTAACTGTAGTGTGTTTGCGGGGTCGTTATGTCTGAATACGGAATTTACACTGTCGTATCAGTGCCAAATTTTAATACCCTCGACTTATCAATAA
- the azuC gene encoding stress response protein AzuC, producing the protein MKLRKILKSMFNNYCKTFKDVPPGNMFR; encoded by the coding sequence ATGAAACTGCGCAAAATCCTGAAAAGTATGTTTAATAACTATTGCAAGACGTTCAAAGATGTACCGCCAGGCAATATGTTCAGATAA
- the yecJ gene encoding DUF2766 family protein YecJ yields the protein MSQPLNADQELVSDVVACQLVIKQILDVLDVIAPVEVREKMSGQLKNIDFTNHPAAADPVTMRAIQKAIALIELKFTPQSESH from the coding sequence ATGTCCCAGCCGCTGAATGCCGATCAGGAACTGGTTTCTGATGTTGTCGCTTGCCAGTTGGTGATCAAACAAATTCTCGACGTGCTCGATGTGATTGCACCTGTTGAGGTTCGTGAAAAAATGTCTGGCCAGTTGAAGAATATTGATTTTACTAACCATCCCGCCGCAGCCGATCCGGTTACGATGCGTGCTATCCAGAAAGCTATCGCATTGATTGAACTCAAGTTTACCCCACAAAGTGAATCCCATTAA
- a CDS encoding non-heme ferritin-like protein, producing the protein MATTGMLLKLNTQMNREFYASNLYLHLSNWCSEQSLNGTATFLRAQAQSNVTQMMRMFNFMKSIGATPIVKAIDVPGEKLNSLEELFQKTMEEYEQRSSKLAQLADEAKELNDDSTVDFLRDLEKEQQHDGLLLQTILDEVRSAKRAGMCPVQTDQHVLNVVSHQIH; encoded by the coding sequence ATGGCAACCACTGGAATGCTTCTCAAACTCAACACCCAAATGAACCGCGAGTTTTACGCATCCAATCTCTACCTTCACCTGAGCAACTGGTGTTCTGAACAAAGTCTGAATGGCACCGCTACTTTCCTTCGCGCCCAGGCACAGAGTAACGTGACCCAAATGATGCGCATGTTTAATTTTATGAAAAGTATCGGCGCGACGCCCATCGTTAAAGCTATTGATGTGCCAGGTGAAAAGCTTAACTCTCTGGAAGAACTCTTCCAAAAAACGATGGAAGAATACGAGCAGCGTTCAAGCAAGCTGGCACAATTAGCCGATGAAGCTAAAGAATTGAATGATGATTCAACCGTCGATTTCCTGCGCGATCTGGAAAAAGAACAGCAGCACGATGGCCTGTTACTGCAAACCATTCTTGATGAAGTACGCAGCGCGAAACGTGCCGGTATGTGCCCTGTCCAGACCGACCAGCATGTTCTTAATGTTGTGTCGCATCAGATACACTAA